Proteins from a genomic interval of Longimicrobium sp.:
- the rdgB gene encoding RdgB/HAM1 family non-canonical purine NTP pyrophosphatase, which translates to MKLLVATRNAGKVKEIHEILAGVPGVKVVGLAELNVPESPDEDAVEAFDTFEENALAKARYFVAKTGLPALADDSGICVDALDGAPGVRSRRFAPMDEARGERQDQANNRHLVQLLAEVPDERRTARYVCAVAVAWPGGDELVRTGTCEGVVLREPRGAGGFGYDPLFYIEDEGRTFGEIPAGRKHEISHRGQALRAIARALAGVDESEGGA; encoded by the coding sequence GTGAAGCTGCTCGTCGCCACGCGCAACGCCGGCAAGGTGAAGGAGATCCACGAGATCCTCGCCGGCGTCCCCGGGGTGAAGGTGGTCGGCCTCGCGGAGCTGAACGTCCCGGAGTCGCCCGATGAGGACGCGGTCGAGGCGTTCGACACGTTCGAGGAGAACGCGCTGGCCAAGGCGCGCTACTTCGTTGCGAAGACCGGCCTGCCCGCGCTTGCGGACGACTCGGGGATCTGCGTCGACGCGCTCGATGGCGCGCCCGGCGTGCGCTCGCGGCGCTTCGCCCCGATGGACGAGGCGCGCGGCGAGCGGCAGGACCAGGCCAACAATCGCCACCTGGTCCAGCTCCTGGCGGAGGTGCCGGACGAGCGGCGGACGGCGCGCTACGTCTGCGCCGTCGCGGTCGCCTGGCCGGGTGGGGACGAGCTGGTGAGGACGGGAACGTGCGAGGGCGTGGTCCTGCGGGAGCCGCGTGGCGCGGGCGGCTTCGGATACGATCCGCTCTTCTACATCGAGGACGAGGGGCGGACGTTCGGCGAGATCCCGGCGGGGCGGAAGCACGAGATCAGCCACCGCGGCCAAGCCTTGCGGGCGATCGCGCGGGCGCTGGCGGGGGTTGACGAAAGTGAAGGCGGGGCATAG
- a CDS encoding tyrosine-type recombinase/integrase has product MARIYWRSHGDGPPRAWGDFTSLGHGREPLIEPGSPKRLGTTNSTVVAKVFADRVKELEQVKVDRTVLGVERRMTLGAFVPQHLALRRQEATVTELWLKETGARLQSGAIHFFGADRPLLSITSREVLRFKIWLTEFPNGRGGTLSGSTQRKYIEALSGLFTAAIRERVYSGPNPIDGIVKPLESAPFEEWFEPWETAALLEAARTYRPTAPGRHLPECGYALLAFIALTGCRMREAFGIEVEDVDFTRRVIRIHPNSWRRLKTPRSARVVPLWPQLAEILSEYLGEFGSRLNRLLFPSERLLACGREGLITDSRKMLDRLGSRVGFQPGEVRWNKLRHGYATARLQTLDNGAPVAVFTVARELGHTGVHLVERIYGHLGEVHHRSEVVEFRSELYPEWLTRRRTSEDAIEQ; this is encoded by the coding sequence ATGGCGAGGATCTACTGGCGCAGCCACGGAGACGGTCCCCCACGAGCGTGGGGAGACTTCACGTCGCTCGGGCACGGGCGCGAACCTCTGATCGAGCCCGGATCGCCGAAGCGCCTGGGCACGACCAACTCCACCGTCGTGGCGAAGGTATTTGCGGATCGCGTGAAGGAACTGGAGCAGGTGAAGGTAGACCGCACGGTTCTGGGAGTGGAAAGGCGGATGACCCTCGGCGCGTTCGTCCCTCAGCATCTCGCACTCCGGCGTCAGGAAGCCACGGTCACGGAGCTCTGGCTCAAGGAAACGGGTGCGCGGCTACAATCGGGTGCAATCCATTTCTTTGGCGCCGACCGGCCGCTGCTGTCGATCACTTCACGGGAGGTCCTCCGTTTCAAGATCTGGCTGACGGAGTTTCCCAACGGCCGGGGTGGCACCCTCTCCGGATCGACGCAGCGGAAGTACATCGAGGCACTGAGCGGTCTGTTCACCGCGGCGATCCGCGAGCGCGTCTACAGCGGCCCGAATCCAATCGACGGCATTGTAAAGCCGCTGGAATCTGCACCATTCGAAGAGTGGTTCGAACCGTGGGAAACAGCTGCGCTACTCGAAGCGGCACGCACGTACCGACCGACTGCGCCGGGCCGTCACCTGCCCGAATGCGGCTACGCGCTCCTCGCGTTCATCGCACTCACCGGCTGTCGAATGCGCGAAGCGTTTGGGATCGAGGTGGAGGACGTGGACTTCACCCGACGGGTGATCCGCATTCACCCGAACTCCTGGCGCAGGCTGAAGACGCCGCGCTCTGCGCGCGTGGTGCCGCTCTGGCCGCAACTCGCCGAAATCCTTTCGGAATATCTCGGCGAATTCGGCTCGCGGCTGAACAGACTCCTCTTTCCATCCGAGCGTCTGTTGGCATGTGGGAGGGAGGGATTGATTACGGACTCTCGAAAGATGCTCGACAGGCTCGGCAGTCGCGTGGGTTTCCAGCCTGGGGAGGTGCGCTGGAACAAGCTCCGCCACGGCTATGCGACCGCGCGACTGCAGACGCTCGACAACGGTGCACCGGTGGCGGTGTTCACGGTCGCGCGCGAGTTGGGGCATACAGGCGTGCATCTCGTAGAGCGGATCTATGGGCACCTGGGAGAGGTGCATCACCGCTCGGAGGTAGTGGAGTTCCGCAGCGAGCTGTATCCGGAATGGCTCACCCGACGGCGCACCTCGGAGGACGCAATCGAACAATGA
- a CDS encoding helix-turn-helix transcriptional regulator, with protein sequence MLVIALAMAGTDPDLIRFGAAIRTLRKRRRLTQEKLAALAHLDRSFVGQIERGESNVSFLNVLRLLAGLKASWSELAVLLD encoded by the coding sequence TTGCTGGTCATAGCGTTGGCTATGGCCGGTACCGACCCAGACCTCATCCGCTTCGGCGCGGCGATCCGCACCCTACGCAAGCGCCGACGACTCACCCAGGAGAAGCTTGCCGCACTGGCGCACCTGGACCGGAGCTTTGTCGGTCAAATCGAGCGAGGTGAGAGCAATGTCAGCTTCCTGAACGTCCTGCGGCTCCTGGCTGGGTTGAAGGCCAGCTGGAGCGAACTGGCCGTGTTGCTCGACTGA